The Calypte anna isolate BGI_N300 chromosome W, bCalAnn1_v1.p, whole genome shotgun sequence region TAGGGCATACCCTGATACCTGGCCGGACATCAGTCCTACATCTGGAGATTATAGACTGGGATCAGGATATTGTGGGTACAATGGGTCGGAGCGAATGCCGGTAATAGGGACAACACATAACCCCAAAGCTAACATTAAACTTATTTGGGTAAATGACACTGCTAAGGCTTTACCCCCCGGGGTATTTCTGATCTGCGGTGATAGGGCCTGGCAAGGCGTCCCCCGTAATGTTGTAGGCGGACCTTACTATTTAGGCTCGTTAACCCTTTTTGCTCCTCGCTTTGCTGAATTAAGGCAGCTTGTAAATACTATGTATCGTGCTCGTAACGCAAGAAGTATTGGCCTCACACCGCAGTGTGATGATAATGTTAGGCTTTTAAGTGTAGCTGCTAGAACTGctttagctctttttattcctggtgcTGCCGCAGGAAATGCGCTTACTAACCTAGCTAGATTAGCATGTtgggctgaaaagcaagcaaatattacTACTGAGATTTTAGATAACCTTTTAATGGATCAAAATAGTTTGCGACACGCTTTATTACAAAATCGcgctgctatagattttttattGCTAGCCCAGGGTCATGGCTGTCAGGAATTTGAAGGCATGtgctgtatgaatctttctgatcatagTGAGAGCATCCACGCCAGCATCACGCAGttgaagcaacacacacagaagattcagcaacaaataaaccctCTCGGCGATGCTTTCACAACCTGGCTTCATGATATGGGACTTAAAGGATGGCTTTTATCTTTAGTTAAAACTCTTTGTTATGCTGGGATTGttattgtgattttgcttttgttattgcctTGTCTTTTTCAATGTATCCAGGGAATGCTTAATAGAActgtttctaaggtttttttagtgcaacagaaggggggagatgtagatacaaaggtggtatgcacagacagtgcaaaacaaccgatggagacaagctgtttgtcatacaaaccgtgggataaacatagtcccgagctatgctagataagtatggaatttcctgtatatgcagccccctgattgtgagattgtctggaagggattagtgatatagataaggtgggatttctttccttgggtaaatcaccattgtgaaatagtgggataagaaaaggtatataactgcatgtaaggatacaaataaacggatttagtttgcatcaaactgtggtccccgtccttgctgcggcaGCAGGTATTTGCATTAAACTCTTCAGGGTCACTGAAGGTGCTCTGGAGTACAAAGATACCACAGTGGAGCATGACATAACAGAAATGCATCATGAGACCACTTTCCACCTTGAGCAGGATCAAAGCCaagcagaaaatctgattttgtcTGACCAAATAGGAAGAATCTGTGATCAAGCAACCATGTACTACACCAGGATATCTGTTACTATTTGGGACTATATTCACCACCCTGCAGTATCACTTTGTCCATAGGAGTCTCTTCAAGGCAATTCTCACCTCCTTGTTCCTCAGGCTAAAGATGAAAGGGTGAAACACAGAGGTCACAACTGTGTAAAACAGGGCATGGTATTTGTCAGTGTCTACAGAGTCCCTTGAGCATCGCTTGACGTAGAACACTGCGGCTGAGCCATAGAAGAGAGTGACCACCCCAAGGTGTGAGGAGCAGGTGGAACAGGCTTTGTGTCTGCCAACAACTGAAGGCATTTTCAGAACTGCCCTGATAATTTTAGTGTAAGAAAGAACTatcaaggaaaagggaaggactGCGAAAACCAGGATGATGGTGTACAGAGTCACTTGGTTCCAGAAAGCGTCTGCACAGGCCAGTTCCAGCAGAGGAGGAACATCACAGAAGAAGTGATGAAGGTCGTGGGATGCACAGAAGGGCAAAGTGAACACCTGGTATGTCTGAACTACTTGCACTGGTACAACAACCATCCATGATCCCACCAGCAGTGTGACACAGAGCCCCCTGCTCATGATGAGGCTGTAGTGCAGAGGGTCACAGATGGCTGTGTAGCGGTCATAGGCCATGGCAGCCAGCAGAAGGCATTCGATGCTGCCCAGCGAATCCAGGAAGTAGAGCTGGGCAGCACAGCCAAGGAAGGAGATCCTGCCATCTCCCATCAGGAAACCCACCAGCATTTTTGGCAGAGTGACTGATGTGTAGCAGATCTCCAGGAAGGACAAGTTCCTCAGGAAGAAATCCATGGGGCTGTGGAGGCTTGAGTCCACCACTGTGATGAGTGCAATCAGGCTGTTCCCTGTGAGGACCACCAGGTAGATGAGCAGGAAGACTGTGAAGCGCAGGCCCTGCAGGCTGGAGTGGTCAGAAAATCCCAGGAGAATGAATGCAGGTCCAGCAGTGTGATTCTCCAAGCCTTTTCTTTGGGGCATTTTCCCTCCAGAGATCAATCCCAACAGCAGGCTCTTTGAGAGTTCTGATGTCCTGTCCACCATCCCATGGCAAGCCTAGAGAAAGATCCAACAAACATCATCATAGGTGTGACTGCAGGATTAGGGGAGCTTGACCAAGGGATTTGTGCATGTCTGGACATCTAACATGGGTTGCTTTGTGCAAGGAGGTGTgtaaggagaggaaagaaaagaatcctTGTGCCTGGGTGACTGGGTTTGGTCATATGGATGAAAGAgtcttgattttcttcttcagaagtgATTTTATGGAGTAGAATGCTTGGtaacaaaagagaaagcaaatggaTACATCCAAGCCCTTTTACCAACAGTTGTGCTCATGTTCCTTGTGCAGATCTTATACGAGCTGCATTTCATGTGAGAA contains the following coding sequences:
- the LOC115600037 gene encoding olfactory receptor 10AG1-like, with the translated sequence MPQRKGLENHTAGPAFILLGFSDHSSLQGLRFTVFLLIYLVVLTGNSLIALITVVDSSLHSPMDFFLRNLSFLEICYTSVTLPKMLVGFLMGDGRISFLGCAAQLYFLDSLGSIECLLLAAMAYDRYTAICDPLHYSLIMSRGLCVTLLVGSWMVVVPVQVVQTYQVFTLPFCASHDLHHFFCDVPPLLELACADAFWNQVTLYTIILVFAVLPFSLIVLSYTKIIRAVLKMPSVVGRHKACSTCSSHLGVVTLFYGSAAVFYVKRCSRDSVDTDKYHALFYTVVTSVFHPFIFSLRNKEVRIALKRLLWTK